The genomic interval CGATCACGGTCGTGGCCGCGACGTCGCGCGCCGGATCGACGGTCAGCGCGAAGCTCGACGTCTCGTCGGGCGCGGCGAGCGCGCGATGCACGATGCGCGCCCGCGGCACCGGCGCGCGGTAGACGAGCACGTCGTTCGGCGGCAGCTCGCGCACCGGCGCGAAGCCGTGCTGCGCCATCACCGGCGCCCAGCTCTTCGGCACCGAGACGATCCCGACGCCCATCAGCGCGGCGAGCTGCGGGTTCCGCTCGACGACCATCCCGCGCACGATCGAGTCGTTCACGCCGCTCACGTGGTTGATGAGCTTCGTGATCCGGCGCGGCGGCATCGACGGATCGTAGCCCGTCGCCGACGGCAGACGGTGGTGCACCGTCATGCCGCCGTCGGTCTCGCGCGCGGAGACGAAGCGCGGCTTCCCCGGCAGCGCGTCTTGCACCTCGGCGAGCACCGGCACGCGCTGCGCGAGCAGGTCGTACTCCGGCGACACCGGACGCAGCAGCGTCGGCGCGCGCAGGATGCTCCAGCACGCCGTCGCGACGACGACCGCGGCGAGCGCGAGCGCGACGACGCGCAGCCTCGCGTCCCACGTCGTCACCGCGTCCTGCACCGTCGACGCGATCAGGAAGCCGAGCAGCAGCGGCATGACGTGGCTCCAGCCGAGCGCGAGCCGCACGGTCGAGAACGGCGGGAAGGAATAGATGAGGTTGAGCGGCGGGTCGCCGGCGAAGGTCGCGACCAGCAGCGCCGCGAGCCAGGCGAGTCGGCTGCGACGCGGACGCCAGAGCGCCGCCGCCGCGAGCACGAGCGCCGGGATGCCGAAGCGGTCGATCACCAGCAGGCGGAAGAGCCCCGTGGAGACCAGCCCGAAGAGCTGGCGCACCTGGCCGTAATTCGCCATCGCCTCGGCGCGAAAGCTCTCGCGCACCGCCTCCGCGAGCGGCACGAGCTGCACCGCGACGAGCGCCGTCCCGAGCGCGAGCCCGGCGACCAGCACGCTCACCCGGCGCAGCGCGGTCGCGCCGCCGTCGACCAGCGCGACCGCGAGCAGCAGCACCGAGGTGTCCATCGGGAAGTCCGGGTAGCCGGCGAGCCACTGCGCGGCGTACGCGAGTCCGAGCACCGGCACCCAGATCCGCCAGTCGCGATCGACCGCGTTGCGCCAGCACAGCAGCAGCCACGGGATCCAGGCGACGCTGGCGAGGAAGTTCGGATGGTCGTAGCCGACCATCGCGTAGCTCATGAACACGCCGGCGACCGTCACCGGCACGGCGACCAGCGCGCACGGCGCCGCGATGCCGCAGCGCCGCAGGTACACGACGGTGCCCCACGCGAGGATCAGGACGTTGACGGCGTAGAGCGCCTGCAGCGCCCAGTACGACGGCAGCGCCGCGAACAGCACCGGCACCGGCAGGTACAGCACCATCGCCTGGATCCCGGCGAAGAGCGGCGCGCCGCACATCTCCCACGGGTTCCACAGCGGCAGCCGACCTTCACGGAGCAGCGCGCGCGCCGCCTCGTGGAACTTCGGCAGGAAGCCGCCGTGCAGGTCCTGGCCGCCGACCAGCCGCCAGACGCCGCCGTGCCAGAGCAGCAGCGCCATGACGACCGCCGTCGCGGCGAGCGCCCAGGCGAGCGCGCCGCGTTGCGGCACGCGGGCCTCGGCCTCCGACCGCGACGGCTGGACGGAGGTCGCGCTGCTGAGCTGGTGGTTCAAGGTGCCGTGTGCGTGCTTGCGGCGAATCGATCTGGCGAAGGCGGCGTCGCGATCGTAAGAGTGGCCCGCCCTGAAGCCGCGACGTCCAGACCAGGCCGGTCACCCGGTGCGCGCCCGCGTCCCCGGCGACTCTTCGCAAAGGTACGGGGGACGCGCACGAGCCGGCCGAGCATCGGTGGCCAGCTCTACCCGGCGTCCCCGTAGCGGACAAGTCGCGCGCTTCCTGACCGCGGCCGCGACGCTCGTCGCCTCGCTCGGCGCGCCCACGAGCGACGCGCGCGCGGCGGGCGACCTGCGCGCCCTCGACCGCAACGGCGACGGTCGCGTCGTGATCGCCTGCCTCGGCGACTCCAACACCGACTCGAACTGGCAGTACGTCCGCCCGCAAGGCTTCCCGCCGGGCGGCGGCTGGTGCGAGCAGCTCGGCAGCCTGCTCGACGGTCGCGCGACGATGGTCAACCTCGGCATGCCGGGGTCGACGGCGGCGTGGACGGAGCTCGCCCAGGCCGCGGAGAAGGGCTACTACTTCACCGGCGAGACGCAGCTCGAGCACGCGATCGCGACGCATTGCCCGGACGTCGTGCTGATGGCCTTCGGCACCAACGACGTCCTGCCGCGCTACGGCTACTCGCCCGAGCAGATCGTCGCCGCCCACCTCCACCTCGTGCGCCGCGCGCTGGAGGCGGGAATTCTGCCGTTCGTCGCGACCGCGCCGACGCCGCTGCCGGTGCCGAACCGCAACGTCTACAGCCGTCCGGTCGAGGTCGTCGCGGAGCTCAACCAGCGGCTGCGGCGCGCGCTGCCGCCCGAGATGATCCTCGACTTCGAGGCGCGGCTCACGCCCGAGGACTCGTTCGACGACCTGCACATGAACGTCGAGGGGCAGCGCAAGCGCGCGCTCGAGGCGAAGGAGAAGCTCGAGGCCGCCGTCGCCGCGCTGCCGGTGCCGCCGCCCGCGCCGCTCGGCGCCGCGTTCGACGAGGGGCGCTGCCGCGTGTGCCCGGCGGCGCCGCCGCCGTGGCGACCGCTGGGCGACGCGTCCCCGGGGGACGTCGCCCCATCCGCTCCGTCCGCGCCGGCCGAGCGCGAAGGCTAGCCGACCGGACGGGCCGCGCGTCGCGCGCGCCTTTTGCCTCGCGAGCGCACGCCTTCCTTTCCAAGGAGCGTCGTCGAAACCGAGCACGACGCCGCTCGACCACGCCGTCATCCGCCCTCCCCTCGCAACTCTTCCGAGGGTCGCTTCCAAAAGTGTGCGGCCCCGGTCTCGAGCGCGCGCCCCGCGGGCCGCCGTCAGCCGTTGTCAATTCGAGCGATTGCGGAAGATCCGCTCTTGACAGCGAGCGCGACAAGCGGGATTTCGCGTTCGCACCAGCAAAATTTGCCACCGGAGCTCGAGGCCCCCATGAACCGGTACATCGCGCTGCTGATCGCAGCGCAGCTTGCGGCCCTCTCCCCCGTCCACGCCGAGGCCCGGTGCTCGGCGCCCGCGGAGCTCGAGGAGTTCCGCCAGAGCGTCAAGCGCGAGCTCGCGTGCGCGTCCGCCGCGCTGCAGGGCACGACGGGGTGCGCCGCGTTGCCGGCGCCGGCCTGCGCCGGCGACGCGCCGAGCGAGCTCCTCGAGCTCACGCTCGACGGACCGCCGAGCCCGGTCGAGGACCGCGGCGCGCTCGCCGCGCAGATGCGCTGCCAGCAGACGATCCTGCGCTCGGCGGCCGCCTTCCTCGCGCCGCGGCCGGCCGAGATCGCGCGCGGGCTGCGGCGCAGCAAGTCGAGCCGGCTCGCGGCGCGCATCGACGCCGCCTGCCGCGGGGTGACGGTCGCGGCCGACGGCGCTTCCGCCTTGCCGCGGCTCGGCGGGCGGTGCGCGAGCGCGATCGGGCCGGTGGGGAGCACGGTCGACGGCGCGCGCGCCGGACGCTGCCTGGGCGCCTCGCTCGAGGCGATCGCGCAGAACGTCGCGCCGGCGCAGCAGCCGCCGAACGTCGTCCTCGTCCTCACCGACGACCAGAACGTCGCCTCGCTCGCGCACATGCCCGAGGTGCTCGAGCGCGTCGCCGCGCGCGGCGTGCGCTTCGTGAACGCGTTCGCGACCACGCCGGTGTGCTCGCCGAGCCGGGCGAGCCTGCTCACCGGCCGCTACCCGCACCATCACGGCATCACGCACAACTTCGATGCCGCGCGCGCGTTCGGCTCGACCGACCACGTCGGCCGGTGGTTCCGCGACGCCGGCTACCGCACGGCGCTGATCGGCAAGTACATGAACATGACCGGCGCCATGGGCGCGGCGGTGCCACCGCACTGGGACCACTGGGTGGCGCACATCGAGGAAGGAGAGACCGGCACCGGACGCGGCTACTTCGAGTACTCGCTCAACGAGAACGGACGCCGCATCCCGTTCGGATCGCGCCCGCAGGACTACTCGACCGACGTGCTCGCCGCGCGCGCCGTCCGCTTCGTCCGCAAGAGCGCGCGCCGGCCGTTCTTCCTGATCTTCTCGCCGTTCGCGCCGCACGAGCCGGCGACCCCGGCGCCGCGACACGAGTTCACCTTCCTGTTCATGGATCCCTGGCGTCCGCCGAACTTTCGCCCCAGCGACGTGTCGTCGAAGCCCGGCTGGGTCCGGTTCATGAAGGCGCACGCGGGTCCCGTCGCGGCGATCGACGCCCTGCGCGTCCATCAGCTGCGCACGCTGCTGGCGGTCGACGAAGCGGTCGCGAAGCTCGACGACACGCTCGAGCGCCTCGGCCTCGCCGACAACACCGTCCTGGTCTTCGCCTCGGACAACGGCTTCCACTGGGGCGAGCACTGGTGGTCGTCGAAGTTCAGCCCGTACGAGGAGTCGATTCGCGTGCCGCTGCTCGTCCGCTACCCGCTGCTGCGACCCGAGCCCGGCGAGGTCACCGAGCTCGCGCTCAACATCGACCTCGCGCCGACGGTCGCCGAGCTCGCGGGGGTCGCCGTCCCGGACGACGTCGACGGCCAGAGCCTCGTGCCGCTTCTCGCCGGCGGGTCGGGAGGACGCGCCGACTTCCTGATGCAATCGGGCGGCGCGTACATCGTCCCCGAATGGCTGGGCGTGCGCAGCGAGCGCTGGAAGTACGTCAAGCTCGCGGCGTCGGGCATCGACGAGGAGCTCTACGACCTCGAGCAGGATCCCCACGAGCTCGTGAACCTCGCGCTCGATCCCGCGTACGCGGACAAGCTCGTCGAGATGCGCCAGCGCCTCGCCGAGCTCGCCGCGGAGTGACGCTCAGCGCAGCTCGTAGATCTTGACGCTCGGACCCGGGCGCTCGACGACCTCGAAGCCCGCCATCGGGATGTAGTAGGCGTCCTGCACGTCGTAGCGCGCGGACTCGCGCGGGCCGCGGAAGGGCTCGAACTCGGCCCGCAGCGTCAAGTTGGGCGCGAGGCGCGCGATCACCTCGGGGTCGAGGTGCGAGGCGAACAGCACGTGGTCGTGCGTCACCAGCCAGCGCACGCCCGCTTCGCGCAGCGCCTCGAGCGTCGGCTCGGTGCGCACGAGCTTCAGCGACGCGGGCACCCACGGCTCGCCCCAGCTCCAGAACACGGTCCCCGCGATCGCCACCTTGTCGCCGCGCGGCGCGTTCGCACGCAGCCACTCGGAGGCCAGCACGCGCGTATCGGTCCGATCCGCGATGCGGTCGTGCTGCACCGACCGCCAGAGCGGCTCTGCGACGAGCAGCGCGGTCGCCGCCGCGACGACGAGCCCCGCGCGCCGCGGCGCGAAGCGCCGCGCGAACGCCGCCAGAGCGCCGCCGACCACGATCGCGAACGCCGGCAGCACGCCCGTCATGTAGCGCGACAGCAGCGCTGGCGAGCCGCCGAAGACGACGAACGCGATCGCGCCGAACACGGCCGCCGCGAGCGCGAGACCGTTGCGCGACAGCAGGCCCCATACGACCGCGAGCGGCAGCAGCGCGACGAACGCGAGCCCGACGCCGTAGCGCAGCGCGAAGGCGTAGTAGAACCACCAGCCGTTCCACGCGTCCTCGGGGTTCGTGGGCACGGCCGCCGCCGGCGCGACCTCCGGCGACTCGGCGACGAACCCCGGGAAGAGGTCGGGGAAGACCACGACGACGATCGACAGCACCTTGTTGCGCGTGTGCGGGTTGAGCAGCAGGTCGGGCGAGGTGACGACGAA from Candidatus Binatia bacterium carries:
- a CDS encoding YfhO family protein encodes the protein MPQRGALAWALAATAVVMALLLWHGGVWRLVGGQDLHGGFLPKFHEAARALLREGRLPLWNPWEMCGAPLFAGIQAMVLYLPVPVLFAALPSYWALQALYAVNVLILAWGTVVYLRRCGIAAPCALVAVPVTVAGVFMSYAMVGYDHPNFLASVAWIPWLLLCWRNAVDRDWRIWVPVLGLAYAAQWLAGYPDFPMDTSVLLLAVALVDGGATALRRVSVLVAGLALGTALVAVQLVPLAEAVRESFRAEAMANYGQVRQLFGLVSTGLFRLLVIDRFGIPALVLAAAALWRPRRSRLAWLAALLVATFAGDPPLNLIYSFPPFSTVRLALGWSHVMPLLLGFLIASTVQDAVTTWDARLRVVALALAAVVVATACWSILRAPTLLRPVSPEYDLLAQRVPVLAEVQDALPGKPRFVSARETDGGMTVHHRLPSATGYDPSMPPRRITKLINHVSGVNDSIVRGMVVERNPQLAALMGVGIVSVPKSWAPVMAQHGFAPVRELPPNDVLVYRAPVPRARIVHRALAAPDETSSFALTVDPARDVAATTVIEGGEPLPALAEPPQTAREEARIVVDLPERVEIEATLAAPGLLVLTDTWYPGWVAEVDGEERPILRADYAFRAVALPTGTHRVVFRYEPASLRIGAAISALALIAMAALVVTGRRRAKDA
- a CDS encoding SGNH/GDSL hydrolase family protein, producing MASSTRRPRSGQVARFLTAAATLVASLGAPTSDARAAGDLRALDRNGDGRVVIACLGDSNTDSNWQYVRPQGFPPGGGWCEQLGSLLDGRATMVNLGMPGSTAAWTELAQAAEKGYYFTGETQLEHAIATHCPDVVLMAFGTNDVLPRYGYSPEQIVAAHLHLVRRALEAGILPFVATAPTPLPVPNRNVYSRPVEVVAELNQRLRRALPPEMILDFEARLTPEDSFDDLHMNVEGQRKRALEAKEKLEAAVAALPVPPPAPLGAAFDEGRCRVCPAAPPPWRPLGDASPGDVAPSAPSAPAEREG
- a CDS encoding sulfatase, translated to MNRYIALLIAAQLAALSPVHAEARCSAPAELEEFRQSVKRELACASAALQGTTGCAALPAPACAGDAPSELLELTLDGPPSPVEDRGALAAQMRCQQTILRSAAAFLAPRPAEIARGLRRSKSSRLAARIDAACRGVTVAADGASALPRLGGRCASAIGPVGSTVDGARAGRCLGASLEAIAQNVAPAQQPPNVVLVLTDDQNVASLAHMPEVLERVAARGVRFVNAFATTPVCSPSRASLLTGRYPHHHGITHNFDAARAFGSTDHVGRWFRDAGYRTALIGKYMNMTGAMGAAVPPHWDHWVAHIEEGETGTGRGYFEYSLNENGRRIPFGSRPQDYSTDVLAARAVRFVRKSARRPFFLIFSPFAPHEPATPAPRHEFTFLFMDPWRPPNFRPSDVSSKPGWVRFMKAHAGPVAAIDALRVHQLRTLLAVDEAVAKLDDTLERLGLADNTVLVFASDNGFHWGEHWWSSKFSPYEESIRVPLLVRYPLLRPEPGEVTELALNIDLAPTVAELAGVAVPDDVDGQSLVPLLAGGSGGRADFLMQSGGAYIVPEWLGVRSERWKYVKLAASGIDEELYDLEQDPHELVNLALDPAYADKLVEMRQRLAELAAE
- a CDS encoding glycosyltransferase family 39 protein; this translates as MSSLRAATPRYLCAFAAILVVAAALRFWALDFGLPHLMTRPDEEVILVETRSPAVGKFDLEYGIYPSAYIFLSWGWGELTHGLMKALGWHRDIGYAQAIDQTPWRILLLLRALSALAGVATVALLMEVVRRQIGAAAALCAGAIVAVSLLHVRDSHAAKPDVLMSLGVVASLATMASLAERASTARAAAAGVLIGLSMGMKYPAVLLLVPLYVLCVMSSERRGWRRLVPGTAVAGVVAAALTFVVTSPDLLLNPHTRNKVLSIVVVVFPDLFPGFVAESPEVAPAAAVPTNPEDAWNGWWFYYAFALRYGVGLAFVALLPLAVVWGLLSRNGLALAAAVFGAIAFVVFGGSPALLSRYMTGVLPAFAIVVGGALAAFARRFAPRRAGLVVAAATALLVAEPLWRSVQHDRIADRTDTRVLASEWLRANAPRGDKVAIAGTVFWSWGEPWVPASLKLVRTEPTLEALREAGVRWLVTHDHVLFASHLDPEVIARLAPNLTLRAEFEPFRGPRESARYDVQDAYYIPMAGFEVVERPGPSVKIYELR